One genomic region from Spirulina subsalsa PCC 9445 encodes:
- a CDS encoding Uma2 family endonuclease has translation MITTIQLPQEIPSKEMSLQEFLNYDDGSDSRYELEDGKLLYMPSESDINQRIAMFLLAYFLQLGLPFYRLRIGAELAVMGSRATVRLPDLMVLTEELAQALSGASRSMISLEMPPPELVVEVVSPGRENEERDYRYKRAQYQARGIREYWIIDPMQEQITVLRLVRGLYEEAIFRGEEGMVSELLTEWGQREPLTVAQVLQVG, from the coding sequence ATGATTACCACTATTCAGCTACCCCAAGAAATACCCTCAAAAGAGATGTCTTTGCAGGAGTTTCTCAACTATGATGATGGCAGTGATTCCCGTTATGAGTTAGAAGATGGGAAACTTTTATATATGCCTAGTGAAAGTGATATTAATCAACGCATTGCCATGTTTTTATTGGCATATTTTTTACAGTTAGGTCTGCCATTTTATCGCTTAAGAATTGGTGCAGAACTTGCAGTTATGGGCAGTCGGGCAACGGTGCGACTACCGGATTTAATGGTACTCACGGAGGAATTAGCCCAAGCTTTGAGTGGGGCAAGTCGTTCGATGATTTCCTTAGAAATGCCGCCCCCTGAGTTAGTGGTGGAAGTGGTGAGTCCGGGGCGAGAAAATGAGGAGCGAGACTACCGTTATAAGCGCGCTCAATATCAAGCGCGGGGGATTCGGGAGTATTGGATTATTGACCCGATGCAAGAACAAATTACGGTGTTAAGGTTAGTAAGGGGGTTGTATGAGGAGGCTATTTTTAGGGGGGAAGAGGGGATGGTTTCTGAGTTATTAACTGAATGGGGGCAGAGAGAGCCTTTAACGGTTGCTCAGGTGTTACAGGTGGGTTAA
- a CDS encoding metallophosphoesterase encodes MQPIFVEPLTVERVTIKIRDLIPSLQGTKLVHLSDLHYDGKRLGEELLAETIEMANQEKPDLVVLTGDYITDNPTPIYNLALRLKYLESRCGVVACLGNHDNYFPFSRHHVVKALTGVGIQVLWNAIAYPLGSALPVVGLADLWSREFHPQPILEQLDPDTPRLVLSHNPDTAALLQPWRVDLQLSGHTHGGQFVLPGLGSIPALMQPVRHRVPKPLHPYIPILRECARVVKHWEWAQGYHSIEQNQLYVNRGLGTYFPGRINCPPELTVITLIRGIGNGE; translated from the coding sequence ATGCAGCCCATTTTTGTAGAACCTTTGACTGTTGAACGGGTAACGATCAAGATTCGGGATCTTATCCCATCGTTACAGGGAACAAAGTTAGTTCATTTGTCTGACCTGCATTATGATGGCAAACGTCTAGGGGAAGAACTCTTAGCAGAAACCATTGAAATGGCGAATCAGGAAAAACCGGATTTGGTGGTTTTGACTGGGGATTATATTACGGACAATCCGACTCCGATCTACAATTTGGCGTTACGTCTGAAGTATTTAGAAAGTCGGTGTGGGGTGGTGGCTTGTTTGGGGAATCATGATAATTATTTCCCGTTTTCTCGTCATCATGTGGTGAAGGCGCTGACGGGTGTTGGGATTCAGGTGTTGTGGAATGCGATCGCCTATCCCCTCGGTTCTGCCCTGCCCGTCGTCGGATTGGCGGATTTGTGGTCGCGGGAGTTCCACCCCCAGCCTATCCTAGAACAACTAGACCCAGACACCCCCCGTTTAGTCCTCTCCCATAATCCCGACACAGCCGCCCTCCTGCAACCTTGGCGGGTGGATTTACAACTTTCTGGACATACCCACGGGGGACAATTTGTCCTCCCCGGATTGGGTTCAATTCCAGCACTTATGCAGCCAGTCCGTCACCGTGTCCCTAAACCCCTACATCCCTATATCCCCATTTTGCGGGAATGTGCCAGAGTGGTCAAACATTGGGAGTGGGCGCAAGGGTATCACTCGATTGAGCAGAATCAACTCTATGTGAATCGCGGATTAGGGACGTATTTCCCCGGCCGCATTAATTGCCCTCCGGAGTTAACGGTGATTACTCTGATTCGGGGAATAGGGAACGGGGAATAG
- the hpxO gene encoding FAD-dependent urate hydroxylase HpxO, with product MEGLKIIVIGAGIGGLTAAIALEQAGYQVRVYDRVQELRPVGAGISLWSNGVKVLNRLGLGEAIAKIGGQMNVMEYRTHQGEVLNHIPLHPLIEQVGQRPYPVARRDLQEMLLTGYGGEVKLGYDCIGVEEDPEGVTALFANGERDRGDLVVAADGIRSVLREYVTGKPLALNYGGYVNWNGLVPTSPELAPADCWVIYVGQHQRASMMPVGGDRFYFFFDVPLPAGTPPEPEQYREQLRGYFQGWAQPVQHLIERLDPQQVARPEIHDISPLDSYVRGRVALLGDAAHSTCPDLGQGGCQAIEDAWVLTNYLKTTNLSVMDALERYNQERRERGNSIIRKARKRAEQIHGKDPEVTRQWYEQLGREAPQAVTNAIAEVILGGPLH from the coding sequence GTGGAAGGGTTAAAAATAATCGTCATTGGGGCGGGGATTGGGGGCTTAACTGCCGCTATTGCCTTGGAACAAGCGGGGTATCAAGTACGGGTGTATGACCGGGTTCAGGAATTGCGTCCAGTGGGGGCGGGGATTTCGCTGTGGTCCAATGGGGTTAAGGTTTTGAATCGTTTGGGGTTGGGGGAGGCGATCGCCAAGATTGGCGGCCAGATGAATGTGATGGAGTATCGCACCCATCAAGGGGAGGTTTTGAATCACATCCCCTTACACCCCCTTATTGAACAAGTGGGACAACGCCCCTATCCTGTCGCCCGTCGAGATTTACAGGAAATGCTCTTAACAGGCTACGGAGGGGAGGTGAAACTAGGTTATGACTGTATTGGGGTGGAGGAGGACCCAGAGGGCGTAACGGCGCTTTTTGCCAACGGAGAACGCGATCGCGGGGATCTGGTGGTGGCGGCCGATGGCATTCGCTCGGTGTTGCGGGAGTATGTGACGGGGAAACCGTTGGCGCTCAACTATGGGGGATATGTGAATTGGAATGGTTTAGTCCCCACCAGTCCAGAGTTAGCCCCGGCCGATTGTTGGGTGATTTATGTGGGACAACATCAACGGGCTTCGATGATGCCTGTGGGAGGCGATCGCTTTTATTTCTTCTTTGATGTGCCGCTCCCGGCCGGAACCCCCCCAGAACCGGAACAGTATCGGGAACAATTGCGGGGATATTTTCAGGGCTGGGCGCAACCTGTACAGCATTTAATTGAACGGTTAGATCCTCAACAAGTGGCTCGGCCAGAGATTCATGACATTAGCCCTCTGGATAGTTATGTGCGGGGGCGGGTGGCTTTGTTGGGGGATGCGGCTCATAGCACCTGCCCGGATTTAGGGCAAGGGGGCTGTCAGGCCATTGAGGATGCTTGGGTGTTAACCAATTACTTGAAAACCACCAATTTAAGCGTTATGGATGCCCTAGAACGGTATAACCAAGAACGGCGGGAGCGGGGGAATAGCATCATCCGCAAGGCGCGGAAACGGGCCGAACAAATCCACGGTAAAGATCCGGAGGTCACTCGTCAATGGTACGAACAACTGGGGCGAGAAGCTCCCCAAGCGGTGACAAATGCGATCGCCGAGGTGATTTTAGGGGGGCCTCTTCATTAA
- a CDS encoding transglutaminase domain-containing protein, with product MKFVVWTIPLALIRLAFSLSVFLTPLLGVWLASSLIVFINGPTWLALLSGILLFPLLPVFWDWKARRSKPQRKGLSLSWGDRIALRTLTLNLAFIILLLALRPQTSFLALATRGDWFLENFTGSPVELTRQALFKTANGLEWLYLAFHHNPYQKYADSTTVQPQPEEIAPIPERPAPAPPLPQQTDQEWPWRNAGLHPAVVNIPARSEISIESVAQYIAQQEKDPVLRIKALHDYVADRIAYDAPAYFANQIPPQDPEIVFLTRKAVCAGYAKLLEALGKAIGEEIVYVVGDARTSTSELSGEGHAWNAAKIEGKWYLIDSTWDSGFVDESGFHKNYRTDYLLPPPQVMTITHLPDDETWQLLPHPLSRGEFFRQPILRPRFFAEGLELVTPTRSQSDISGDAVIEVKNPYQRWILTSYAEKGGAKLGNCGESASQGSRIHCPLPDSGTYEVRMFTGEEKFSSFKYVGQLEFNRR from the coding sequence ATGAAGTTTGTTGTTTGGACAATTCCCCTAGCCTTGATTCGACTAGCCTTTTCTCTCAGTGTTTTCCTGACCCCTCTTCTAGGCGTTTGGCTGGCTTCCTCCCTGATTGTTTTTATTAACGGACCAACTTGGTTAGCCTTGCTTTCGGGAATTTTGCTCTTTCCCTTGCTGCCTGTATTCTGGGACTGGAAAGCCAGACGAAGCAAACCGCAACGAAAGGGACTCAGTTTAAGTTGGGGCGATCGCATTGCCCTGCGCACCCTCACCTTAAACCTAGCCTTTATTATCCTCCTCCTCGCCCTCAGACCCCAAACCTCATTCCTCGCCCTAGCCACCCGAGGGGACTGGTTTCTAGAGAACTTCACCGGGTCGCCAGTAGAACTCACCCGCCAAGCCTTATTCAAGACCGCCAACGGTCTAGAATGGCTCTATCTCGCCTTTCACCACAATCCCTATCAAAAATATGCCGACTCGACCACCGTTCAACCTCAGCCGGAAGAGATTGCCCCCATCCCAGAACGTCCAGCCCCTGCCCCTCCTCTCCCCCAACAAACTGATCAAGAGTGGCCTTGGCGGAATGCAGGTTTGCATCCGGCCGTCGTGAATATTCCTGCTAGGTCGGAAATTAGCATAGAATCGGTCGCTCAATACATTGCCCAACAAGAAAAAGATCCAGTTTTACGGATCAAAGCCCTACATGATTATGTCGCGGATCGCATTGCCTACGATGCTCCGGCTTATTTTGCCAATCAAATTCCCCCACAAGACCCAGAAATCGTTTTCCTCACCCGAAAAGCCGTCTGTGCCGGGTATGCCAAACTTCTCGAAGCACTCGGAAAAGCCATCGGCGAAGAAATTGTTTATGTTGTCGGAGATGCGCGTACTTCCACCAGTGAACTTAGTGGGGAAGGTCATGCTTGGAATGCGGCCAAAATTGAGGGGAAATGGTATCTTATTGACTCCACTTGGGATAGTGGTTTTGTTGATGAGTCCGGTTTCCACAAAAACTATCGCACCGATTATTTATTACCCCCCCCGCAAGTCATGACTATTACCCATTTGCCCGATGATGAAACATGGCAACTTCTACCCCATCCCCTATCGCGGGGTGAATTTTTCCGACAGCCTATTTTAAGACCTCGTTTCTTTGCCGAAGGGTTAGAATTAGTGACTCCGACCCGCTCTCAAAGCGATATTAGCGGTGATGCGGTGATTGAAGTCAAAAATCCTTATCAACGTTGGATTTTGACCAGTTATGCTGAGAAAGGAGGCGCTAAATTAGGGAATTGTGGGGAGTCTGCTAGTCAAGGATCACGCATTCACTGCCCACTCCCAGATTCTGGAACCTATGAGGTGAGAATGTTCACCGGAGAAGAAAAGTTTAGTTCGTTTAAATATGTTGGTCAACTGGAGTTTAATCGACGGTAA